One window of Branchiostoma lanceolatum isolate klBraLanc5 chromosome 8, klBraLanc5.hap2, whole genome shotgun sequence genomic DNA carries:
- the LOC136439694 gene encoding rho GDP-dissociation inhibitor 1-like isoform X2 encodes MITGKGPLKIDLLACLTSQGHSSCYITKMADEEPQAIAEGEEEEETPGYKAPALKSLDEIKTLDADDPSLNTYKNALLGGGQDVYAPADDPARVRVLKLALVVGDRADVELDLTGADLSTLKDKPFTIKEGVEYRMKIIFRCQHEIVTGLKYVQTTTRKGIKVDKSKVMVGSYPPVKTEHSYMTPPEEAPSGMIARGHYKVHSLFTDDDKNIYLEWDWAFDIKKDWE; translated from the exons TTACATCACCAAGATGGCAGATGAGGAGCCCCAGGCCATTGCTGAgggagaggaggaggaggagactCCCGGGTACAAGGCTCCTGCATTGAAGAGTCTGGATGAGATTAAAACCCTGGACGCAGACGATCCAAGCCTGAACACCTACAAGAACGCACTGCTGGGGGGTGGCCAGGACGTCTACGCTCCAGCTG ATGATCCAGCCAGAGTTAGAGTATTGAAGTTGGCCCTGGTTGTGGGTGACCGTGCTGATGTGGAGTTGGACCTAACTGGAG CGGACCTGAGCACCTTGAAGGACAAGCCCTTCACAATCAAGGAAGGGGTGGAATATAGGATGAAAATCATTTTCAGG TGTCAACATGAGATTGTGACGGGACTTAAGTATGTGCAAACGACCACCAGGAAAGGAATCAAAG TGGACAAGTCCAAGGTCATGGTGGGAAGCTACCCCCCGGTGAAGACGGAGCATTCGTACATGACCCCGCCAGAGGAGGCGCCCTCGGGGATGATAGCTCGCGGCCACTACAAGGTCCATAGTCTATTCACCGACGACGACAAAAACATCTACCTGGAGTGGGACTGGGCGTTCGACATCAAGAAAGACTGGGAGTAA
- the LOC136440187 gene encoding rho GDP-dissociation inhibitor 1-like has protein sequence MADEEPQAFAEAEEPEETPGYKAPAVKSLDEIKNLDADDESLIKYKHTLLAGMDVCAPSDDPANVRVLKMALVVDGRPDLELDLSGADLSTLKDKPFVIKEGVEYRIKIIFKVQHEIVTGLRYAQVTTRKGINVDKSSYMVGSYPPVETEHSYMTPPEEAPSGMMYRGHYKVCSKFIDDDKNVHLQWDWAFDIKKDWE, from the exons ATGGCAGACGAGGAGCCCCAGGCCTTTGCTGAGGCAGAGGAACCAGAGGAGACCCCCGGCTACAAGGCTCCAGCAGTGAAGAGTCTGGATGAGATTAAAAACCTGGACGCAGACGACGAGAGTCTGATCAAGTACAAGCACACACTACTGGCTGGCATGGATGTGTGCGCTCCATCCG ATGATCCAGCCAACGTCCGAGTATTGAAGATGGCTCTGGTTGTGGATGGCCGTCCTGATTTGGAGTTGGACCTATCTGGAG CGGACCTGAGCACCTTGAAGGACAAGCCCTTCGTAATCAAGGAAGGGGTGGAATATAGGATAAAGATCATCTTCAAG GTCCAACATGAGATTGTGACGGGACTTAGGTATGCGCAAGTGACCACCAGGAAAGGAATCAACG TGGATAAGTCTAGTTACATGGTGGGAAGCTACCCGCCGGTGGAGACGGAGCATTCGTACATGACCCCGCCAGAGGAGGCGCCCTCGGGGATGATGTATCGCGGCCACTACAAGGTCTGTAGCAAATTCATTGACGACGACAAAAACGTCCATCTGCAGTGGGACTGGGCGTTCGACATCAAGAAAGACTGGGAGTAA